The following are encoded in a window of bacterium SCSIO 12643 genomic DNA:
- a CDS encoding flavin reductase: protein MHFTKSDIEYLDHVRRLNIMNSISGIKSVNMIGTVSQDGVPNLAVFSSVVHLGSSPALMGFILRPKHEVIRDTYENIKETGMFTINHVHQGIIKQSHYTSAKFEADVSEFEMCNLNEEYLEGFKAPFVLESRIKIGLSFKEEIDIKSNQTTLIVGEVAHLMIPNEAVAANGYVDLEMTQNVGVSGLNRYYALNRMMDLPYARPHQLPKWE from the coding sequence ATGCATTTTACAAAATCAGATATTGAATACCTGGATCACGTGAGACGCTTAAATATCATGAACTCGATTTCTGGGATAAAATCAGTCAATATGATTGGAACTGTATCTCAGGATGGAGTTCCAAATCTGGCGGTTTTTAGTTCGGTGGTACATTTGGGTTCAAGCCCTGCTTTAATGGGGTTTATTTTACGTCCCAAACATGAAGTTATTAGAGATACCTATGAGAATATTAAGGAGACCGGAATGTTTACGATAAATCATGTACATCAGGGTATTATCAAGCAATCTCATTATACCTCAGCAAAGTTTGAAGCCGATGTTTCTGAATTTGAAATGTGTAATCTGAACGAGGAATATCTAGAAGGTTTTAAAGCACCGTTTGTTTTAGAGTCTCGGATAAAAATAGGGTTGTCTTTTAAAGAAGAAATTGACATAAAAAGTAATCAAACCACTTTGATTGTTGGTGAGGTAGCGCATTTGATGATTCCAAATGAAGCTGTGGCAGCCAATGGTTATGTGGATTTAGAGATGACCCAAAATGTTGGTGTATCCGGACTCAATAGATATTATGCTTTGAATCGAATGATGGACTTACCTTATGCCAGACCACACCAGTTGCCTAAATGGGAATAG
- a CDS encoding SRPBCC family protein, with translation MAFDQFTNTQKVNASMEEVWDFISSPKNLKEITPDYMGFDITSKSLPEKMYAGMIISYLVRPVLGIETQWVTEITHVEDHKFFVDEQRVGPYKMWHHQHHIEPIENGVLMKDIVSYQPPFGIIGAMANRMMIRPKLNEIFNYRTQAIEKRFGVYKSN, from the coding sequence ATGGCATTTGATCAGTTTACGAATACACAGAAAGTCAACGCTTCCATGGAAGAAGTATGGGACTTTATTTCTTCGCCAAAAAATCTAAAAGAAATCACTCCCGATTATATGGGTTTCGATATTACAAGTAAATCGTTACCGGAAAAGATGTATGCCGGAATGATTATTAGTTATTTGGTTAGGCCGGTTTTGGGAATTGAAACACAATGGGTCACTGAAATAACTCATGTGGAAGATCATAAGTTTTTTGTAGATGAACAACGTGTAGGGCCATATAAAATGTGGCATCATCAGCATCATATTGAACCGATTGAAAATGGAGTGTTAATGAAAGATATTGTTTCATATCAGCCACCCTTCGGTATTATTGGGGCTATGGCAAATCGAATGATGATTCGTCCCAAATTGAATGAAATATTTAATTACCGCACACAAGCCATTGAAAAAAGGTTTGGAGTGTATAAATCGAACTAA
- a CDS encoding cupin domain-containing protein, giving the protein MEQSEKIKQIIKTLDLEPHPEGGYFKETYRSQGKLNPQESGLRIEGERNFSTCIYFLLTAGNFSAFHRIQQDEIWHFYDGAPIDLHIISKEGVYKKIKIGRDFSNGEVPQYVVSAGDWFASEVASDGAFSLAGCTVAPGFDFRDFELAVTDQLTLEYPNHAKIISRLTR; this is encoded by the coding sequence ATGGAGCAGTCAGAAAAAATCAAACAGATTATAAAGACCCTGGATTTAGAACCACATCCTGAAGGAGGTTATTTTAAAGAAACTTATCGAAGTCAGGGAAAGTTAAACCCGCAAGAGTCGGGGTTAAGAATAGAAGGTGAGAGAAATTTTTCAACTTGTATTTATTTCCTTTTGACTGCAGGTAATTTTTCTGCGTTTCATAGAATCCAACAAGATGAGATTTGGCACTTTTATGATGGGGCACCTATTGATTTACATATTATTTCCAAAGAAGGTGTCTATAAAAAAATTAAGATAGGCCGCGATTTTTCCAATGGAGAAGTGCCACAATATGTAGTAAGCGCTGGTGATTGGTTTGCATCTGAAGTGGCATCTGATGGAGCGTTCTCATTAGCTGGTTGTACGGTTGCTCCAGGTTTTGATTTTAGAGATTTTGAGTTGGCTGTCACAGATCAATTGACTTTGGAATATCCGAATCATGCGAAAATCATATCGAGATTAACGCGTTAA
- a CDS encoding BrxA/BrxB family bacilliredoxin, producing MYPPELTKPMAEELTEAGFTQLSTADAVNEELKKDGTAFVVINSVCGCAAGSARPAARIAITNDKTPDRLLTVFAGVDAEATAQARKFMLPYPPSSPSMAVFKDGRLVHFLERHHIEGNSAETIAENLAAAFDAFC from the coding sequence ATGTATCCTCCTGAATTAACAAAACCAATGGCTGAGGAATTAACCGAAGCAGGGTTCACACAATTATCGACTGCGGATGCAGTAAACGAAGAGCTTAAAAAAGACGGAACTGCTTTTGTGGTGATCAATTCTGTATGTGGTTGTGCAGCGGGTAGCGCAAGACCGGCTGCCAGAATTGCAATTACGAACGATAAAACTCCGGATAGATTATTGACCGTATTTGCAGGTGTGGATGCTGAAGCTACTGCTCAGGCGCGTAAGTTTATGTTACCTTACCCTCCATCATCTCCATCTATGGCGGTATTTAAAGATGGTAGATTGGTTCACTTTTTAGAGCGCCATCACATTGAAGGAAATAGTGCGGAAACAATTGCTGAAAATTTAGCAGCTGCATTTGATGCTTTTTGTTAA
- a CDS encoding T9SS type A sorting domain-containing protein: MNRLKTIVLIIGLLLSLSNVRTQNIDTMYVYPNPTADQLNVHIKVSFGRYNLDLYDIVGRNLFSPINDSIIWPGKHEFNYDISFLKTGLYLLRLESNTGESMVVKVIKKTPVAVAELIQPKTFIYPNPARHIIHVPDGQKALRVFDTSGKQVLFISQPTSIVDISGLENGLYLVELVGKSTERTLLQIEK; this comes from the coding sequence ATGAATAGATTAAAAACTATAGTATTAATTATTGGGTTATTACTTTCCTTAAGCAATGTGAGAACACAGAACATTGATACTATGTACGTCTATCCGAATCCTACAGCAGACCAATTAAATGTCCATATCAAAGTGTCATTTGGGAGATATAATTTGGATTTATATGATATAGTTGGTAGAAATTTATTTTCCCCAATAAACGACTCTATTATTTGGCCGGGAAAACATGAATTTAATTACGATATTTCTTTTTTAAAAACAGGTCTGTATTTATTAAGGCTAGAATCCAATACTGGAGAAAGTATGGTGGTTAAAGTGATAAAAAAAACACCAGTTGCGGTTGCTGAGCTTATTCAACCTAAAACATTTATATACCCAAATCCAGCCCGTCATATTATTCATGTTCCAGATGGACAAAAAGCACTTAGGGTATTTGATACGTCTGGAAAGCAAGTTTTGTTTATATCGCAACCAACTTCCATTGTTGATATATCTGGTTTAGAAAATGGATTGTATCTGGTAGAATTAGTAGGGAAATCTACAGAGAGGACTCTACTTCAAATTGAAAAATAG
- a CDS encoding T9SS type A sorting domain-containing protein, with translation MGGYPNPFYDTINISFELYSTDTVSLKAFKINGSSQVVLFEDSLLSAGVHDVKVNLDTLPPAKYLIWLYINGVITEGITMTKSQFPLSVKTLDLNDEEVLYPNPTSGIIFSRNQSVEEIEVYDLNGRILECFKGVGLTIDCSNLSNGMYLLKIKTENEAYQYQIIEKITH, from the coding sequence ATGGGAGGTTATCCTAATCCATTTTATGATACGATTAATATAAGTTTTGAACTATATTCTACGGATACGGTTTCGCTCAAGGCATTTAAAATAAATGGTTCTTCGCAAGTGGTTCTATTTGAAGATTCATTATTATCAGCGGGTGTTCATGATGTTAAGGTAAATCTTGATACATTACCTCCCGCAAAATATCTCATATGGTTATACATTAATGGGGTTATTACAGAAGGTATAACAATGACCAAATCTCAATTTCCTTTATCAGTAAAAACTTTAGACTTAAATGATGAGGAAGTTTTATATCCTAATCCTACATCAGGAATAATATTTTCTCGAAATCAGAGTGTCGAAGAAATAGAAGTGTATGATTTGAATGGTCGCATATTAGAGTGTTTTAAAGGAGTTGGATTGACTATTGATTGTTCGAATTTATCAAATGGAATGTATCTTTTAAAGATAAAAACTGAAAATGAAGCATATCAATATCAAATAATAGAGAAGATTACCCATTAG
- a CDS encoding T9SS type A sorting domain-containing protein gives MKKIILFVGLLYGMFAHASSVITDSAFVYQQILNGIQNASYIFEGEVVYSKSYYNEAHNYIYTSNIVQVFQVWKSGEIVTLNKGEYVEVVTRGGTVGTRTLSISHNAEFVKGQKGMFLCKPVVYETDPNSSVSSAFQFQLEDGLYFDYDYSKHYISTSIGDINFECIESLYEIIDPNYVADCLGVFPNGVLQEQRYNDFLQISNQKAANVIADNGTIVYTFENARTTHKNGTATFEFDIFISASANNPVYLDNAHIKLYYNFLAFGDSIVSRNKITVQRGEVLASITDYNDPSIYDAGFSVLAIGMSITNNPQNRALIDFNPKRLVHVKMEVQNCNKLPDIEFTDVSSMKNFTFYTSNPNTPAIGPFKQISYINATDTEDSDLCLMNIDDFNPKTVAGGVGDVITINGHFFGSTKGVVAFRNANTGGQTLITVDDYDIVTWNDSVIEVRVPSTVPITATSVSQLQIPGSGKIIVQQDLGLDIFETLDEIQIEYSWRNYFIYNYKKGKVHLAGVDSVYDEDGIHQNLGYSFILNPNISVNAKRCIEKALHDWTCATEVRWQIDAQTGVWPDVEDRVSMMRMGQIQQSTVLAETSAWWEICSGPGGEELSFIDDIDITFKNINSWFYDSTGTIDQPAGKYDFYAVALHELGHAHLLNHVNQQDDIMWYGSLQDFQNPIVWWRRKIFFEPINISAGSDIIAQSQQVDYSYCSDNDYPMFPLPKSFCSVPMSDQRFSVGVSSVNLRVIPNPFITQPILEVLVPNETEANLQIFDATGKLIENQNNIRLTTGKNEILLNQIKHSGIFMGVLTIYGERHSFKLIKQ, from the coding sequence ATGAAAAAAATAATCCTCTTTGTTGGTTTACTATACGGTATGTTTGCGCATGCGAGTTCCGTCATCACCGATAGTGCATTTGTGTATCAACAGATTCTAAACGGAATTCAAAATGCTTCCTATATATTCGAAGGTGAAGTCGTCTATTCCAAGTCTTATTATAATGAAGCGCATAACTATATTTATACTTCGAATATAGTTCAGGTTTTTCAAGTTTGGAAAAGTGGAGAAATTGTCACGTTAAATAAGGGCGAATATGTAGAAGTTGTAACTCGTGGAGGAACAGTAGGAACAAGAACTTTGTCAATATCACATAATGCAGAGTTTGTTAAAGGACAGAAGGGAATGTTTTTATGTAAACCTGTTGTCTATGAAACCGATCCCAATTCATCGGTGTCATCTGCTTTTCAATTTCAATTAGAAGATGGACTGTATTTTGATTACGATTATTCTAAACATTATATATCGACTTCTATTGGAGACATAAATTTTGAGTGTATTGAATCTCTATATGAGATTATAGACCCTAATTATGTAGCTGATTGTTTAGGTGTTTTCCCAAATGGAGTTCTTCAGGAACAGCGTTACAATGATTTTTTGCAAATTTCCAATCAAAAAGCAGCCAATGTAATTGCCGATAATGGAACTATTGTGTATACATTCGAAAATGCGCGAACAACACATAAAAATGGAACGGCCACGTTTGAATTTGACATATTTATTTCCGCTTCGGCAAATAATCCAGTCTATCTCGATAATGCACATATTAAGTTATATTATAACTTTTTAGCTTTTGGAGATTCTATTGTGTCAAGAAATAAGATAACAGTACAAAGAGGAGAAGTGTTAGCTTCAATAACAGATTATAATGATCCAAGTATTTATGATGCCGGATTTAGTGTGTTGGCAATTGGAATGTCAATAACAAATAACCCTCAAAATCGAGCTTTAATTGATTTTAACCCTAAAAGATTAGTTCACGTAAAAATGGAAGTTCAGAATTGTAATAAACTTCCAGATATAGAATTTACAGATGTTTCATCGATGAAAAATTTCACATTTTATACATCAAATCCTAATACACCTGCAATCGGTCCGTTTAAACAAATTTCTTATATAAATGCAACGGATACTGAAGATTCTGATTTATGTTTAATGAATATTGATGATTTTAATCCTAAAACTGTGGCAGGAGGAGTCGGAGATGTAATTACCATTAACGGGCATTTTTTTGGAAGTACTAAGGGTGTGGTCGCCTTTAGGAATGCAAATACAGGAGGACAAACATTGATTACAGTAGATGATTATGATATTGTAACCTGGAATGATTCGGTAATTGAAGTGCGAGTACCTTCTACCGTACCAATTACCGCAACTTCTGTCAGTCAATTGCAAATTCCTGGGAGTGGGAAAATTATAGTGCAACAGGATTTAGGGTTAGACATTTTTGAAACGCTCGATGAGATTCAAATTGAATATTCTTGGAGGAATTACTTTATTTATAATTATAAAAAGGGTAAAGTGCATTTGGCAGGTGTAGATAGTGTATATGATGAAGATGGGATACATCAAAATCTGGGATATTCTTTTATACTAAATCCCAATATAAGTGTGAATGCTAAAAGATGTATTGAGAAAGCGCTTCATGACTGGACTTGTGCCACAGAGGTACGATGGCAAATAGATGCACAAACTGGGGTTTGGCCCGATGTTGAAGATAGAGTTTCTATGATGCGAATGGGACAAATCCAACAATCCACAGTTTTGGCAGAGACATCTGCCTGGTGGGAGATCTGCTCAGGGCCAGGAGGTGAAGAGTTGAGTTTTATTGATGATATTGATATAACATTTAAAAACATCAATAGTTGGTTTTATGATAGTACTGGAACAATAGATCAACCAGCCGGAAAATATGATTTTTATGCAGTAGCTTTACATGAACTCGGTCATGCACATTTATTAAATCATGTCAATCAACAGGACGATATAATGTGGTATGGATCATTACAGGATTTTCAAAACCCTATTGTATGGTGGAGGCGTAAAATATTTTTTGAACCGATTAATATATCTGCGGGATCGGATATCATAGCTCAGAGTCAGCAGGTAGATTATAGTTATTGCAGTGATAATGATTATCCTATGTTTCCTTTGCCCAAGTCATTTTGTAGTGTTCCAATGTCGGATCAACGTTTTAGCGTAGGTGTTTCTTCAGTAAATTTACGAGTGATTCCCAATCCTTTTATTACACAGCCAATATTGGAAGTTTTAGTTCCGAATGAGACTGAAGCGAATTTGCAAATATTTGATGCTACCGGAAAGCTCATAGAAAATCAAAACAATATCAGATTAACCACCGGGAAAAATGAAATATTATTGAATCAAATTAAACATAGTGGTATTTTTATGGGTGTTTTAACAATATATGGAGAAAGACATTCCTTTAAGTTAATTAAACAGTAG
- a CDS encoding CvpA family protein — translation MDFNYIDAFVLIALAYSFYKGFSKGFVIVLASFVALILGVVGAIYFSDIVAELLKTKTEIDEQYISITAFTITFMGIIFGVHLVAKIVNQAVKMVALAPLNKIMGGVFSMLKTVVILSVVFYLFDFVNSNLTLVKRKTLNESIAYSNIMSITEAVIPLITKSDWYNPSKIDEVLDDVRDTVEEKVTEELLND, via the coding sequence GTGGATTTTAACTATATAGATGCATTTGTTTTAATAGCCCTGGCCTATTCCTTTTATAAAGGCTTTTCTAAAGGTTTTGTAATTGTACTGGCGTCATTCGTTGCGCTTATTTTGGGTGTAGTAGGTGCGATCTATTTCTCTGATATCGTTGCAGAATTGTTGAAAACGAAAACGGAAATAGATGAGCAGTACATTTCAATTACTGCTTTTACCATCACTTTTATGGGAATTATTTTTGGAGTACATCTGGTGGCTAAAATTGTGAATCAGGCAGTTAAAATGGTAGCGCTGGCTCCACTTAATAAAATCATGGGAGGAGTGTTTTCTATGCTAAAAACTGTGGTGATTTTGAGTGTTGTATTTTATCTGTTTGACTTTGTGAATTCCAATTTAACATTGGTAAAACGTAAAACCTTGAATGAGTCTATCGCGTATTCCAATATTATGTCTATAACTGAGGCTGTCATTCCGTTAATCACAAAATCCGATTGGTACAATCCTTCCAAGATAGATGAGGTGCTGGATGATGTAAGGGATACCGTTGAAGAAAAAGTGACTGAAGAGTTATTGAACGATTAG
- a CDS encoding ferritin: MFSKKVEAALNEQVRLEGFSSNVYLSMAVWAEQQGFEGVANFMYKHADEERQHMLKLVKFMNERGATIEIPMIEKPPHNFENLRAVFEELLSHEMKVTNEINGLVYLTLQEKDYTTHNFLQWYVAEQLEEEALARTILDKLKIIGTESGSGIYMFDRDIAQLVVTSASADPAG, encoded by the coding sequence ATGTTTTCAAAGAAAGTAGAAGCGGCCTTAAATGAGCAGGTGAGATTAGAAGGTTTTTCGTCAAATGTTTATTTGTCAATGGCTGTGTGGGCTGAACAACAAGGTTTTGAGGGAGTTGCGAATTTTATGTACAAACATGCCGATGAAGAACGTCAGCATATGTTGAAATTGGTGAAGTTTATGAACGAAAGAGGAGCGACTATTGAGATTCCAATGATTGAAAAACCACCGCATAATTTTGAGAACCTAAGAGCAGTTTTTGAAGAGCTTTTAAGTCATGAAATGAAAGTGACCAATGAAATTAATGGATTGGTTTATTTGACTTTGCAAGAAAAAGACTACACTACACATAATTTCTTACAATGGTATGTAGCAGAACAGCTGGAAGAAGAAGCATTGGCACGTACAATTTTAGATAAGTTAAAAATTATTGGTACCGAATCAGGAAGTGGAATCTACATGTTTGATAGAGATATCGCCCAATTAGTGGTGACTTCAGCAAGTGCGGATCCAGCGGGATAA
- the rnr gene encoding ribonuclease R: MGRKKKGKIHSKKGKNLKKIKNQILDVFIENPNKILNHKQISARLGFTSSSDRNIVIKALGGLKAARKLQETSPGKFAMISVPKFIEGNIELKRNGVAYVISDQMEDDVFIAPKFVHHALDGDRVKVALLSKRRGKSHSGQVVEIIERAQTNFVGVIEISKNFAFLIPDKVNMPVDIFIPLSKLKGAKNGEKVIAAITEWPKDASSPFGEIIDVLGKVGEADTEAYSILAQYDLPHRFPDHVEQEASKIALTINDAELKKRKDYRKVTTFTIDPVDAKDFDDALSFKKLDNGNYEVGVHIADVTHYVKEGDIIDQEAIQRATSVYLVDRVVPMLPEVLSNGVCSLRPNEDKLTFAAIFEITPDAKIIKTWLGRTIIHSDRRFTYEAVQEILESGDGEFVEELTILNDLAKTTRKARLDHGSIAFDKVEVRFRLDENKNPAGVFFKVQKDAHKLIEEFMLLANKAVAERIAIPKKGESAKTFVYRIHDKPNPEKLVAFSEFIRTFGYKFNANTENIAHSMNKLLMEIQGEREENMIEQLAIRTMAKAVYSTQNIGHYGLGFKNYTHFTSPIRRYPDMMVHRLLQRYLDHKPSADENTYENWCKHSSNQERKAAEAERESIKYFQVLFMENEVGKSFRGVISGVTEWGIYVEIIENKCEGMVRLREISGDYFTFDDTQHRIVGHNTGKIYQLGDEVDITVKEADLANRRLDFVLN, translated from the coding sequence ATGGGAAGAAAAAAGAAAGGAAAGATTCATTCCAAAAAAGGGAAGAATCTAAAGAAGATAAAGAATCAAATTTTAGATGTTTTTATTGAAAACCCCAATAAAATACTCAACCACAAACAAATTTCAGCGCGATTAGGTTTTACCAGTTCCAGCGATAGAAATATCGTGATTAAAGCTCTTGGTGGCCTAAAAGCTGCACGTAAATTACAGGAGACTTCTCCTGGAAAATTTGCTATGATTTCGGTTCCTAAGTTTATAGAAGGAAATATTGAATTGAAACGAAATGGAGTTGCATATGTCATCTCAGACCAAATGGAAGATGATGTATTTATTGCACCAAAATTCGTTCATCACGCCCTTGATGGAGATCGTGTAAAAGTAGCGCTATTGTCTAAAAGGCGTGGAAAAAGTCATTCGGGACAGGTCGTTGAAATAATAGAACGTGCACAAACCAACTTTGTCGGTGTAATCGAGATTTCGAAGAATTTCGCATTTTTAATTCCGGATAAAGTGAACATGCCAGTAGATATTTTCATTCCATTGAGCAAACTCAAAGGAGCGAAAAACGGTGAAAAGGTTATTGCAGCCATCACCGAATGGCCTAAAGACGCCTCCAGCCCATTCGGAGAAATTATTGATGTGCTGGGTAAAGTGGGTGAAGCAGATACAGAAGCTTATTCCATTTTAGCACAATATGACTTACCGCATAGATTCCCGGATCATGTGGAACAGGAAGCTTCTAAAATAGCATTGACTATCAATGATGCCGAGCTTAAAAAAAGAAAGGATTATCGTAAAGTAACCACCTTTACCATTGACCCGGTAGATGCAAAAGACTTTGATGATGCACTATCATTCAAAAAGCTCGACAATGGAAATTATGAAGTTGGGGTACATATTGCGGATGTCACACATTATGTAAAAGAAGGGGATATCATTGATCAGGAAGCCATTCAACGCGCAACTTCCGTCTATCTGGTAGATCGTGTAGTTCCGATGTTACCTGAAGTGCTTTCGAATGGTGTCTGTTCCCTGAGACCTAATGAAGACAAACTCACTTTTGCAGCCATATTTGAGATTACTCCTGATGCCAAAATCATAAAAACCTGGTTAGGACGTACCATCATTCATTCTGACCGAAGATTTACTTATGAGGCAGTTCAGGAGATTTTAGAAAGTGGAGATGGTGAATTTGTAGAAGAATTAACAATCTTGAACGATTTAGCTAAAACCACAAGAAAAGCGCGTTTAGATCATGGCTCTATAGCATTCGATAAAGTGGAAGTTCGATTTAGATTGGATGAGAACAAAAATCCGGCTGGTGTATTCTTTAAAGTTCAAAAAGATGCACACAAACTGATTGAAGAATTTATGTTGCTTGCGAATAAAGCGGTGGCAGAAAGAATTGCAATTCCTAAAAAAGGAGAATCGGCTAAAACATTTGTGTATAGAATTCATGATAAACCTAATCCAGAAAAGCTTGTCGCATTTTCAGAGTTCATTCGCACATTTGGTTATAAGTTCAATGCAAATACCGAAAATATTGCACATTCTATGAATAAACTCTTAATGGAAATTCAAGGTGAGCGTGAAGAAAATATGATTGAGCAACTCGCTATTCGTACGATGGCCAAAGCCGTATATAGCACACAAAATATTGGGCACTATGGTTTAGGATTTAAAAACTATACACACTTTACTTCACCTATTCGTAGATATCCGGATATGATGGTTCACAGACTCCTTCAAAGGTATTTGGATCATAAACCATCCGCGGATGAAAACACATATGAAAATTGGTGTAAGCATAGTTCGAATCAGGAACGAAAAGCAGCTGAAGCAGAAAGGGAATCCATTAAATACTTCCAGGTATTGTTCATGGAAAATGAGGTTGGTAAATCCTTTAGAGGCGTGATCTCCGGAGTCACAGAATGGGGCATTTATGTAGAGATCATTGAAAACAAATGCGAGGGTATGGTTCGTTTAAGAGAAATCAGTGGAGACTATTTCACATTTGATGATACGCAACATAGAATTGTAGGACATAATACAGGTAAAATCTACCAACTTGGTGATGAAGTAGACATCACCGTAAAAGAGGCCGATTTAGCTAATAGAAGACTGGACTTTGTCTTGAATTAA
- a CDS encoding peroxiredoxin, giving the protein MRGYLPIVLLLVLVFVGVGCSSSSEPETLKPGDKMPLFELMDQNGELYRMEDVVGEKNLVVYFYPKDDTPGCTKEACKFRDDFEVFTDLNALVIGISGDSPESHQEFKEKYNLPFTLLSDEESKVQELFGVGGEFMGLIPGRVTFVIDQEGVVQYTFNSMSNAEQHVDEARKILEKLNQ; this is encoded by the coding sequence ATGAGAGGGTATTTGCCAATCGTTTTATTGCTTGTTTTAGTTTTTGTCGGTGTGGGTTGTAGCTCTTCGAGTGAACCAGAGACGCTAAAGCCTGGTGATAAAATGCCATTGTTTGAGTTGATGGATCAGAATGGTGAATTGTACCGAATGGAAGATGTGGTTGGCGAAAAGAATCTGGTTGTTTATTTCTACCCAAAGGATGACACTCCTGGCTGTACTAAAGAAGCCTGTAAATTTAGAGATGACTTTGAGGTTTTTACAGATTTGAATGCTTTGGTCATAGGAATTAGTGGGGATTCGCCAGAGTCACATCAGGAATTTAAAGAAAAATATAATCTCCCATTTACATTGTTGTCTGATGAAGAAAGTAAAGTTCAGGAGTTATTTGGAGTTGGTGGTGAATTTATGGGATTGATCCCGGGTAGAGTAACATTTGTGATAGATCAGGAAGGAGTTGTTCAATATACATTTAACTCTATGAGTAATGCGGAACAACATGTAGATGAAGCTCGAAAAATATTAGAGAAACTAAATCAGTAA
- a CDS encoding response regulator transcription factor: MSKPTVLLVEDEESLGFLIKENLETRDFKVLYAPNGREAYDVYLENDPDILVLDVMMPIMDGYTLAKKIRVTDHRTPIIFLTSKSQTKDVLEGFSHGGNDYIKKPFSMEELIVRMQSLLSRVQIHKEEEQIQIGKYSFNKTTQVLSFKDQKQTLTHKETMLLFHLSEKRNQVLDRSETLLKLWGTDDFFNARSMDVFITKLRKKLKMDPDIQIINIRGCGYKLIC; the protein is encoded by the coding sequence ATGAGTAAGCCAACAGTATTGTTAGTAGAGGACGAGGAATCTTTAGGTTTTTTGATTAAAGAAAATCTGGAAACCAGAGATTTTAAGGTATTGTATGCTCCTAATGGAAGAGAAGCGTATGATGTTTATTTGGAGAATGATCCGGATATTCTGGTATTGGATGTAATGATGCCTATCATGGATGGGTATACTTTGGCAAAGAAGATCAGAGTAACAGATCATCGAACTCCAATCATTTTTTTAACTTCTAAATCCCAAACGAAAGATGTGCTGGAAGGTTTTTCACATGGGGGAAATGATTACATCAAGAAGCCTTTTAGTATGGAAGAACTCATTGTACGAATGCAATCACTATTGTCCAGAGTTCAAATTCACAAAGAAGAAGAGCAGATTCAGATAGGTAAGTATTCATTTAATAAAACAACACAGGTATTAAGTTTTAAGGACCAAAAGCAAACATTAACCCATAAAGAAACCATGTTGTTGTTTCATTTAAGTGAAAAACGAAATCAGGTATTAGACCGGAGTGAAACGTTGCTCAAACTTTGGGGAACAGATGATTTTTTTAATGCCCGAAGTATGGATGTGTTTATTACAAAACTTCGCAAAAAACTCAAAATGGATCCCGATATTCAAATCATCAACATCCGGGGATGCGGCTATAAACTCATCTGCTGA